A genome region from Brienomyrus brachyistius isolate T26 chromosome 23, BBRACH_0.4, whole genome shotgun sequence includes the following:
- the tshz1 gene encoding teashirt homolog 1 produces MDICCFIIANLCPPARTIDKQFFRIINCTNRPSLLLSSHPTCVHMYTSLSRGPCPNEIMSFSFIFCFSHLFPAFLLYVSAYVPEDELKAAKIDDEHLQDDGLSLDGQDGEFLCNEEEEGKEQPSYQNSPLSNTTNPDAGYGSPLSDTSDQLADFRSTSSKEGQDKEDAGGTDSDLALQDSLAQMKAVYANLISDSTWSSITMDIMKNKQATGGGGGATGTRNGSSNIINSLVESNTAGAISSSSGSTTNTHTNTSTSTSTSSSSSIGGNSSSSNGGGVTYDWHQAALAKTLQHTPYHLLPEPSLFSTVQLYRQNNKLYGPVFTGASKFRCKDCSAAYDTLVGLTVHMNETGHYRDDNKDKEDDHGKKWSKPRKRSLMEMEGKEDAQKVLKCMYCGHSFESLQDLSVHMIKTKHYQKVPLKEPMPALASKLVPSTKKRAFQELVSPCSPESISSTPGIPLGESTKDPKVANPYVTANNRYGYQNGASYTWQFEARKAQILKCMECGSSHDTLQQLTAHMMVTGHFLKVTNSASKKGKQLVFDPVVEEKIQSIPLPPTTTRLPISNIKSQPDSPLHSSGAEDRKEAEEEKMEFCIPEKVIKEEKEDPSEKTETNPSYKYLREEDLEETPKGGIDILKSLENTVSSAISKAQTGTPTWGGYSSIHAAYQLQGSIKSSLPVVQSVQVQPSFNSSMKSLSSDLSTAIHTPDSPSPPPHHRSNVSAMEELVEKVTGKISVKKEDKTSDKCKSVSAKSPLPIVKEKKESSKPDDLSVKPTRNGSANIELEPVSKREPKDSPVDNALKNGIDGLKSPVSNGCNTLGIITDHSPEQPFVNPLSALQSIMNTHLGKALKPVSPLLDPLAMLYKISNSMTEKPVYNPTQVKPTESINRYYYENDEQPMDLTKSKSSNSTTINSSSTAPTHNSSNSNNGSSSRPILSSVSESISSPLRENALMDISDMVKNLTGRLTPKSSTPSSVSERSDAEGSTFEDGLDELSPIQKRKGRQSNWNPQHLLILQAQFASSLRETPEGKFIMTDLGPQERVHICKFTGLSMTTISHWLANVKYQLRRTGGTKFLKNIDSGQPIFLCNDCASQFRTPSTYINHLESHLGFSLKDLSKLSIDLIREQQAVSKVISDKSFGVLGLTEDESGSIFQCKLCNRTFVSKHAVKLHLSKTHGKSPEDHVIYVTELEKLEKL; encoded by the coding sequence ATGGATATTTGCTGCTTTATAATTGCAAACCTGTGTCCCCCTGCCAGGACTATTGACAAACAATTCTTTAGAATCATTAACTGCACAAACAGACCATCACTGTTACTCTCCTCACATCCCACTTGTGTACACATGTACACCTCACTAAGCAGAGGTCCGTGTCCCAACGAAATCATGTctttctcttttattttttgcttttctcACCTATTCCCTGCATTTCTTTTGTATGTTTCAGCTTACGTGCCTGAGGATGAGCTCAAGGCCGCCAAGATCGATGATGAGCACCTGCAGGATGACGGCCTGTCCCTAGATGGCCAGGATGGCGAGTTCCTCTGCAATGAGGAGGAAGAGGGCAAGGAGCAGCCCAGCTATCAGAACTCCCCCCTGAGTAACACCACGAACCCGGACGCGGGGTACGGCTCGCCACTCAGCGACACCAGTGATCAGCTGGCAGACTTCAGAAGTACCTCCTCCAAGGAGGGTCAGGACAAGGAGGATGCTGGGGGTACGGACAGTGACCTCGCGCTGCAGGACAGCCTGGCGCAAATGAAAGCCGTCTATGCAaacctgatctcagacagcaccTGGTCCAGCATCACCATGGACATTATGAAAAACAAGCAGGctactgggggtgggggaggggcaacAGGCACCCGTAATGGGAGCAGCAACATCATCAACAGCCTTGTCGAGAGCAACACTGCCGGTGCCATCAGCAGTAGCAGTGGCTCCACCACCAATACCCACACCAACACGAGCACCTCCACCTCtaccagcagcagcagtagcATTGGGGGCAACAGCAGCTCGAGCAATGGTGGGGGCGTGACCTATGACTGGCACCAAGCTGCTCTGGCCAAAACTCTGCAGCATACCCCTTACCACCTTCTCCCTGAGCCTAGCCTCTTCAGCACCGTGCAGCTATACCGGCAGAATAACAAGCTATATGGCCCGGTGTTCACCGGAGCCAGCAAGTTTCGCTGCAAGGACTGTAGTGCAGCTTACGACACACTGGTGGGTCTCACCGTCCACATGAATGAGACCGGCCACTACCGAGACGACAACAAGGACAAAGAGGATGACCATGGCAAGAAGTGGTCCAAGCCTAGAAAGCGTTCACTGATGGAGATGGAGGGGAAGGAGGATGCCCAGAAGGTGCTCAAGTGCATGTACTGTGGCCACTCGTTTGAGTCTCTGCAAGACCTGAGCGTCCACATGATCAAAACGAAACACTACCAGAAAGTGCCTCTCAAAGAACCCATGCCAGCACTGGCCTCGAAGCTGGTTCCCTCTACCAAAAAGCGAGCCTTTCAGGAATTGGTTTCCCCCTGCTCCCCAGAATCTATCAGCAGCACACCCGGAATCCCATTAGGTGAGTCTACAAAAGACCCCAAGGTGGCAAACCCTTATGTGACTGCTAATAATCGCTATGGCTATCAGAACGGGGCCAGTTATACCTGGCAGTTTGAGGCACGTAAAGCCCAGATACTGAAGTGTATGGAGTGTGGAAGCTCACATGACACACTgcagcagctgactgcccatATGATGGTCACTGGACATTTTCTCAAAGTGACTAACTCTGCTTCAAAGAAGGGGAAGCAGCTGGTTTTCGACCCGGTGGTAGAGGAAAAAATACAGTCCATCCCTCTGCCACCCACCACAACCAGACTGCCCATCTCTAATATCAAGTCCCAGCCAGATTCTCCCCTACACTCCTCTGGTGCTGAGGACAGGAAGGAAGCAGAAGAAGAGAAAATGGAGTTTTGTATACCTGAAAAAGTGATCAAAGAGGAGAAAGAGGACCCTAGCGAGAAGACTGAGACGAATCCTTCTTATAAGTATCTCAGAGAGGAAGATTTGGAAGAGACCCCCAAAGGAGGAATTGATATACTGAAGTCCCTTGAAAACACCGTGTCAAGTGCAATCAGCAAGGCCCAGACTGGCACGCCTACTTGGGGTGGATATTCCAGCATCCATGCAGCTTATCAGCTCCAGGGCTCCATAAAATCCTCCCTGCCAGTCGTGCAGAGTGTCCAGGTGCAGCCTTCCTTCAACAGCAGTATGAAATCTCTGTCATCTGACCTGAGTACTGCCATCCACACCCCTGACAGTCCTTCCCCTCCACCCCACCACAGAAGCAATGTCTCAGCCATGGAGGAGTTAGTTGAAAAGGTCACGGGGAAAATCTCAGTGAAGAAGGAAGACAAGACCTCCGACAAATGCAAGTCTGTCTCTGCAAAGTCTCCCCTGCCAATCGTGAAAGAGAAGAAGGAGTCGTCCAAGCCTGATGACCTCAGCGTCAAGCCAACTAGGAATGGTAGTGCTAACATTGAACTGGAACCCGTAAGCAAGCGAGAGCCCAAGGATAGCCCGGTTGATAATGCTCTGAAGAATGGCATCGATGGACTCAAATCCCCAGTAAGCAATGGTTGTAACACCTTGGGGATCATCACAGACCATTCACCAGAACAGCCTTTTGTCAACCCTCTCAGCGCCTTGcagtccataatgaacactCACTTAGGCAAGGCGTTAAAACCTGTCAGCCCCCTGTTAGACCCTCTGGCAATGTTGTACAAGATCAGCAACAGCATGACAGAGAAGCCAGTCTATAATCCAACTCAGGTTAAGCCAACAGAATCCATTAACCGATATTATTATGAGAACGATGAGCAGCCTATGGACTTGACAAAGTCCAAAAGCAGCAACAGTACAACCATCAACAGTTCCTCCACGGCACCTACTCACAATAGCAGCAATAGCAACAACgggagcagcagcaggccaaTTCTCTCAAGTGTGTCTGAATCCATTTCATCGCCTTTGAGGGAGAATGCACTGATGGACATCTCCGACATGGTGAAGAACCTTACTGGTCGCCTGACGCCAAAGTCCTCCACCCCCTCCTCTGTCTCTGAGAGGTCAGACGCTGAAGGCAGCACCTTTGAGGATGGTCTAGACGAGCTGTCCCCCATCCAGAAGAGGAAAGGTAGACAGTCGAACTGGAACCCACAACACCTCCTCATCTTGCAAGCCCAGTTTGCCTCCAGCCTGCGGGAGACCCCAGAGGGCAAGTTCATTATGACTGACCTGGGACCTCAGGAGAGAGTGCACATCTGCAAGTTCACAGGCCTATCCATGACAACAATTTCTCATTGGCTGGCTAATGTAAAGTATCAGCTAAGGCGGACAGGTGGGACCAAGTTCCTGAAGAACATTGACTCCGGTCAGCCGATATTCCTGTGCAACGACTGTGCATCGCAGTTCAGAACTCCCTCCACCTACATTAACCACTTAGAATCACATTTAGGGTTCAGCCTGAAGGACCTCTCCAAACTGTCCATAGACCTCATTAGGGAGCAACAGGCGGTTTCTAAAGTCATAAGCGACAAGTCCTTTGGCGTCCTTGGCCTGACCGAGGATGAGAGTGGCTCCATATTCCAGTGCAAGCTGTGCAATCGGACTTTTGTCAGCAAGCACGCAGTCAAACTGCATCTCAGCAAAACCCACGGCAAGTCCCCGGAGGACCATGTGATCTATGTCACTGAACTAGAAAAGCTGGAGAAACTCTAA